The sequence below is a genomic window from Ipomoea triloba cultivar NCNSP0323 chromosome 10, ASM357664v1.
CCCGGTAAGAATGTGTGATCGTAGCATTCCAATCGGAGAGCAAATAACGAATGGTGACAATAGAGGAACGGAGTTTCCATGGGATTGGAGCTTCGCAGTTAAGGATGAGGTTGACCAGAACCGAAGAGTCCACTTCAATGCTTAAGGGTTTCCTGGCTACCAAGTTACACCATCTCATGGCAAGAGCAAGAGCTTTAGCTTCTGCTTCTAGAGCGCAGGAAGCTAGAAAAGGAAAAGCTAACGCTGCAACAAAACCGCCTTGTGAATTCCGAAGTACTGCCCCACCTCCACTAGCAAACGTGGAGAAAGAAGCATCAGAATTTAACTTCAGACGGCCTGATGGAGGGCGAAGCCATTTAATCCAAAGAGTTTTCTTAGGTCTCGGAGTTGCAAAGAAAGCCACAAAGCCTAAGTGAATAAACCTACTATCTGAAGCATTAACCTGCCGGAACGGATGAGCAATTGACAGATCAAAGAAATCGCGTTTCACCTCTCTGATGATGCAATCACGTGAGTAATGTCCTCCTTCATGaatcaaaatattatagtttttcCAAAGAGACCAAAGAACAAAAACTGGTATGCAGTTACGAATGCAAATTGAAACATTGCCCAGGCTTGCATGTGAATTTGCTGAAAAATCTGCTAGCCACCATAACTGGCAGACAGAGCGTACTGAGGTGGCAAGGCTAAGGTTGATGTTCAGTAGATTAGCAAAAAAACTCCAAATATCCTTTGCGCATGAGCAATGCCACATACAATGTTCTAGTGTAGCACTTTGATTCCAGCAAAAAGGGCAGACAGAAGGGAGATTGAAACCAAACTTTTGAACACGATCTGGGAAAGGAAGGAATCCATGAAGCAGCTTCCACATAAAGACAGATTTTTTTAGGGGAATTGTTTTTGACCAGATTCGTGAAGAAGACAAGGTGATACATCTTGATGGTCTAAAAAGGTCATACGCTGTGGCTAGAGAGAAAGTACCTGAGGACGAAGGTTTCCAAATCAATTCCCCTGCTAAAAACATTGAGTTATCATccaatgtattactttttctctaataagtaataaaaattgtatttttgattagtgttatgtttgagcatataagtgtgagatttgcacatataactatgacatttgcatggtgctttgatccgacccgacccgtctcacgaataaggatctatgagacggtctcacacaagtgtgacccttacaTTAAATGTTTAATATATACATCGAAAtactgttctttatttattgCCACATGCCAGCGATGCCACTGTTCTTTATTTCTTCACGTACAGCCacatacatattaaaaaaatagtaaccaCAGTTTCTTTAAATTGAAACGTCAAACCACATAAAACAATGCTAGCTAATCAAATTTTGTCCTATAATGTCTGGTT
It includes:
- the LOC116032326 gene encoding uncharacterized protein LOC116032326; this encodes MWKLLHGFLPFPDRVQKFGFNLPSVCPFCWNQSATLEHCMWHCSCAKDIWSFFANLLNINLSLATSVRSVCQLWWLADFSANSHASLGNVSICIRNCIPVFVLWSLWKNYNILIHEGGHYSRDCIIREVKRDFFDLSIAHPFRQVNASDSRFIHLGFVAFFATPRPKKTLWIKWLRPPSGRLKLNSDASFSTFASGGGAVLRNSQGGFVAALAFPFLASCALEAEAKALALAMRWCNLVARKPLSIEVDSSVLVNLILNCEAPIPWKLRSSIVTIRYLLSDWNATITHSYREANTVADALASFGCSLSHSSLYSTFNSLPSAVRMALLLRKLPKKGLCSGPAYRISGLDASWKLYSLDR